Proteins from a single region of Euleptes europaea isolate rEulEur1 chromosome 21, rEulEur1.hap1, whole genome shotgun sequence:
- the LUC7L gene encoding putative RNA-binding protein Luc7-like 1, producing MSAQAQMRALLDQLMGTARDGDETRQRVKFMDDRVCKSHLLDCCPHDILAGTRMDLGVCTKIHDLALRADYEIASKEKDLFFEMNAMDHLESFIAECDRRTELAKKRLAETQEEISAEVAAKAEKVHELNEDIGKLLAKAEQLGAEGNVDESQKILMEVEKVRAKKKEAEEEYRNSMPASSFQQQKLRVCEVCSAYLGLHDNDRRLADHFGGKLHLGFIQIREKLDQLRKTVAEKQEKRNLDRMKRREERERDEHVGPRSGSRNRDRKRSRSRERRRRRSRSASREKRKSRSKSRERHRRHRSRSGSRSHRRGSRDRSTKHKSSRDRFSREKSREREKKEKSSSERRPESTNGKSHSKRSEEREAGEI from the exons GAGACGAAACCAGACAAAGGGTGAAGTTTATGGACGACCGAGTGTGCAAGAGCCATCTTCTGGACTGTTGCCCTCATGATATTCTGGCAGGAACG CGCATGGACCTGGGAGTATGCACAAAAATCCATGATCTGGCGCTCAGAGCAGATTACGAGATTGCAAGCAAAGAGAAAGACCTGTTCTTCGAGATGAAT GCGATGGATCACTTGGAGTCCTTCATTGCGGAGTGTGACCGAAGGACGGAGTTGGCCAAAAAACGCCTTGCGGAAACACAAGAGGAGATCAGCGCTGAGGTGGCGGCAAAG GCTGAAAAGGTGCACGAGCTCAACGAAGACATTGGCAAACTCCTGGCTAAAGCTGAGCAGCTGGGTGCCGAAGGGAACGTGGATGAATCCCAGAAGATACTGATGGAAGTCGAGAAAGTTCGCGcgaaaaagaaagaagcagag GAAGAATACCGCAATTCCATGCCCGCGTCCAGTTTCCAGCAGCAGAAGCTGCGGGTGTGCGAGGTCTGTTCAGCGTACCTGGGCCTCCACGACAATGACCGCCGTCTCGCCGACCACTTCGGAGGCAAGCTGCACCTGGGCTTCATCCAGATCCGCGAGAAGCTGGACCAGTTGCGG AAAACCGTGGCAGAAAAACAGGAGAAGAGAAATCTGGATCGGATGAAGCGGAGGGAAGAAAGAGAGCGAGACGAGCACGTGGGGCCGCG GTCTGGGTCAAGGAACAGAGATCGCAAGAG GTCCCGATCCCGAGAGCGGAGGCGAAGACGCTCCAGGTCGGCTTCACGGGAGAAGCGGAAGTCCCGCTCCAAGTCCCGGGAGAGGCACAGGCGCCACCGCAGCCGTTCCGGCAGCCGCAGTCACCGGCGGGGATCCAGGGACAGGAGTACAAAGCACAA ATCCTCGCGAGATCGGTTTTCGAGGGAGAAGTCGcgggaaagggagaagaaagagaagagctCTTCCGAAAGGAGGCCCGAGAGCACCAACGGCAAATCTCACTCGAAGAGGTCGGAGGAGAGGGAAGCCGGCGAGATTTGA